A region from the Desulfitobacterium dehalogenans ATCC 51507 genome encodes:
- a CDS encoding sigma-54-dependent Fis family transcriptional regulator, producing the protein MRDELFESFPFGIIRIDSDNKIQRMNYYAKQLTHALDHESLEMLLSLKPKNDITSWSVANHQVALSVELFMVSGDSHRLLLLGLEPNFTSTLPPQFERALEDLTTDPEEIVLRIVNMISAATSFERFDLVRVNPHLRKYSYAYSIGLGIEGTLYAPYSQIRKTGLGWILETEAPQLSSSLQPESFSFSEDPLLYQTGFRSAMRVPILFGQEVIGAILLGGTRSLQFEIEDAYLINQISRHFSQAFYHSGIIEERSYHAIATSAFLHSIAGNLKDEHILDFLNDYCTQLQLATLLESIHLCLLDQEHQNQKLLVSSGKKFLQENEWKPLNKEIAEMLQVKSIVCYSLAHTQTQNTDELLNQGFTSILYAPIEHRENIVAALVAAAMDEKASSPHMSGLFKVATEQLSSIVAHLQGVPNAVPEPKPFLQSFKKTRKDPLQDQGTSGFSRIIGSSKIMQDTIQNAARAAQYDFPILITGETGTGKELLAKAIHQSSQVAQGPFIVVNSAAIPANLLESELFGYQEGAFSGGAKGGKPGKILLANRGTLFLDEIGELSPELQAKLLRVIQEQEVEPLGAIKPIPVKVRILSATHRDLSQMVEQGEFREDLFYRLNSIEVKIPPLRDRGQDILELAEHMLQFLAQSHGTPEKTLSPSAQGLLLKYTWPGNIRQLQNIINRLYVFVEDSVIHSKDLPPDLRVVETDKGNSEKEEIESLLAEFGGNKTALAQYLGITRTGLWKKLKRLGLQ; encoded by the coding sequence ATGCGAGATGAACTATTTGAATCCTTTCCTTTTGGGATAATCCGTATAGACTCCGATAACAAAATACAGCGGATGAATTATTATGCCAAACAACTGACTCATGCCCTGGATCATGAATCTTTAGAAATGCTTCTCAGTCTAAAACCGAAGAATGATATTACCTCATGGTCTGTAGCCAATCATCAAGTTGCTTTAAGTGTCGAACTCTTTATGGTAAGCGGCGATTCCCACCGCCTGCTTCTTCTCGGCTTGGAACCCAATTTTACATCCACACTCCCTCCTCAATTTGAAAGAGCACTTGAAGACCTGACCACCGATCCGGAAGAAATCGTATTGCGCATTGTGAATATGATCAGTGCGGCAACCTCTTTTGAACGTTTTGATTTGGTACGGGTAAATCCTCACCTTCGCAAATACAGCTATGCTTACTCCATCGGCTTGGGAATAGAAGGCACTTTATACGCTCCTTATTCTCAGATTCGCAAGACCGGTTTAGGCTGGATTCTGGAAACGGAAGCTCCCCAGCTGAGCTCCTCTCTTCAGCCGGAAAGTTTCTCTTTCAGTGAAGATCCTTTACTTTATCAGACAGGATTTCGTTCCGCTATGAGAGTTCCCATACTCTTTGGCCAGGAGGTAATCGGTGCCATCTTATTGGGCGGTACCAGATCTTTGCAATTTGAGATAGAAGATGCATATTTAATTAATCAGATTTCCCGGCACTTTAGCCAGGCCTTTTATCATTCCGGAATAATCGAGGAGCGTTCCTATCACGCAATAGCTACATCTGCCTTTTTGCACAGTATTGCGGGAAACCTTAAAGATGAGCACATCCTTGACTTTCTCAATGATTATTGCACTCAATTGCAGCTCGCTACTCTGCTTGAAAGCATACACCTCTGTCTTCTTGATCAGGAGCATCAAAATCAGAAACTCCTCGTTAGCTCTGGCAAAAAATTCCTTCAGGAAAACGAATGGAAACCTTTGAACAAGGAGATCGCCGAGATGCTCCAAGTAAAGAGTATTGTCTGTTATAGTTTAGCTCATACCCAAACTCAAAACACTGACGAGCTTTTGAACCAAGGTTTTACCTCCATTCTTTACGCCCCCATCGAACATCGGGAAAATATTGTAGCCGCGTTGGTGGCCGCTGCTATGGACGAAAAAGCTTCTTCCCCTCATATGTCCGGATTATTCAAAGTGGCTACAGAACAACTTAGCTCTATAGTAGCCCACCTCCAAGGCGTGCCCAATGCAGTCCCTGAACCAAAGCCTTTCCTGCAATCCTTTAAAAAAACAAGAAAAGATCCTCTACAGGATCAAGGAACTTCCGGGTTTTCACGGATTATCGGCAGCTCGAAAATCATGCAGGACACGATCCAAAATGCTGCTCGAGCCGCCCAATACGACTTCCCCATATTAATTACCGGCGAAACGGGAACCGGTAAAGAACTGCTGGCTAAAGCGATTCATCAATCAAGCCAAGTTGCTCAAGGTCCCTTTATTGTCGTTAATTCGGCGGCTATACCAGCTAATCTTTTAGAATCTGAGCTTTTTGGTTACCAGGAGGGAGCCTTTAGCGGTGGAGCAAAAGGAGGCAAGCCCGGAAAAATCCTTCTAGCCAATAGGGGGACCTTGTTTCTGGATGAGATTGGTGAACTTTCTCCGGAACTTCAAGCAAAACTATTAAGAGTTATTCAGGAGCAAGAAGTAGAACCTTTGGGGGCTATCAAGCCCATTCCTGTTAAGGTGCGCATCCTTTCCGCAACTCATAGAGACCTTAGTCAGATGGTTGAGCAAGGGGAATTCCGGGAAGATTTATTCTATCGTCTTAATTCTATTGAAGTCAAAATCCCTCCCTTGCGCGATCGAGGTCAGGATATTCTGGAACTAGCCGAGCATATGCTTCAATTCCTCGCCCAGAGTCATGGTACTCCGGAGAAAACCCTTTCTCCCAGCGCCCAAGGTCTCCTTCTCAAATACACTTGGCCGGGAAATATTCGTCAACTCCAAAATATTATTAATCGACTTTACGTTTTTGTAGAGGATTCCGTCATTCATTCGAAGGACCTGCCTCCCGACCTTCGGGTAGTTGAGACCGACAAAGGTAATTCTGAAAAAGAAGAAATCGAAAGTTTACTTGCTGAGTTTGGAGGAAACAAAACCGCTCTGGCTCAGTATTTGGGGATTACTCGGACAGGTCTTTGGAAAAAGCTTAAGCGCTTAGGTCTTCAATGA
- a CDS encoding CopG family ribbon-helix-helix protein, whose amino-acid sequence MAESKRIMISLPENLLAEVDDVVTLENRNRSEFIREAINSVLHERRKRGIREQMRKGYEEMAQLNLAIARELFLTEEEVQLVYEDSNVECQR is encoded by the coding sequence GTGGCAGAAAGTAAGCGGATAATGATTAGTTTGCCGGAGAATTTGCTCGCGGAAGTGGATGATGTCGTTACGCTAGAAAATAGAAATCGTAGCGAATTTATACGTGAAGCAATAAACAGTGTTCTTCATGAACGCCGGAAACGGGGAATCCGCGAGCAAATGCGTAAAGGTTATGAGGAAATGGCTCAATTGAACTTAGCCATTGCCAGAGAGCTGTTCCTCACAGAGGAAGAGGTCCAATTGGTTTATGAAGATTCTAATGTGGAGTGTCAGAGATGA
- a CDS encoding MurT ligase domain-containing protein: MRRTSRFWFALWAGKGISSILKLLGKKGTTLPGKIALNLEPRLMGMLSSAYTDGIIMVTGTNGKTTTANLLAQILKADGRTFAFNQAGANLVTGITGALLANTGWGGQAKVKMALLEVDEATVPKFCQQVIPQIAIVTNFFRDQLDRYGELDTTIKLVRDAIPPQTHLILNADDPLVAQFGRDRVHTLYYGVEQTPDSKTYSTETREARFCPHCGEELAYTLYHYGQLGIYACPCGYKRPDPPVLARSVKASEDGIQFKVEPTSYSIALQGYYNLYNALAAMTAAKRIGIKDREIQRGLREFVPQAGRMEQFILPQGPVTLTLVKNPTGFNQVIQTVLSRKERPIRLLIGINDLAADGRDISWLWDVDFECLGQEEERIQRIVCSGLRAEDMAVRLKYAGVPVSKLYLEREMGNALEKVHEGSEGQESIFILPTYTLLFPMREILVNKQIKGSKPSFTQQIQRGEG, encoded by the coding sequence GTGAGACGAACAAGCCGCTTTTGGTTTGCCCTATGGGCAGGTAAAGGAATAAGCAGTATATTAAAGCTTCTGGGCAAAAAAGGGACAACCCTGCCTGGTAAAATAGCCTTGAATCTTGAACCCCGTCTCATGGGCATGCTGAGCAGTGCCTATACGGACGGAATTATTATGGTGACGGGAACCAATGGAAAGACGACTACAGCCAACCTCCTAGCTCAGATCCTAAAGGCAGACGGGAGGACCTTTGCGTTTAATCAAGCAGGGGCTAACCTGGTCACAGGGATTACCGGTGCGCTGCTCGCAAATACCGGTTGGGGAGGACAAGCCAAAGTGAAGATGGCTCTCTTAGAAGTGGATGAGGCTACGGTACCGAAATTCTGTCAGCAGGTTATCCCTCAAATAGCCATCGTAACGAATTTTTTTAGGGATCAGTTGGATCGCTATGGAGAACTGGATACCACCATCAAACTAGTTCGGGATGCCATTCCCCCTCAGACTCATTTGATTCTCAACGCTGATGATCCCCTGGTGGCTCAGTTTGGTCGGGATCGAGTCCATACCCTGTATTATGGGGTAGAGCAAACTCCGGACAGCAAAACCTACAGCACAGAGACCCGGGAGGCGAGATTCTGCCCTCATTGTGGAGAAGAACTGGCCTATACACTTTACCATTATGGTCAATTAGGAATCTATGCTTGTCCTTGCGGTTATAAGCGTCCGGACCCCCCTGTACTGGCTCGAAGTGTGAAAGCAAGTGAAGATGGAATACAATTTAAGGTGGAACCGACTTCCTATTCCATAGCTCTGCAAGGATATTATAATCTTTATAATGCTTTAGCTGCCATGACGGCAGCCAAGCGTATAGGAATAAAAGATCGGGAAATTCAGAGAGGCTTAAGGGAATTCGTACCCCAGGCTGGCCGCATGGAGCAATTCATCTTACCCCAAGGGCCGGTTACCTTGACTCTGGTTAAGAATCCCACCGGCTTTAATCAAGTGATTCAGACTGTATTAAGTCGTAAAGAACGCCCCATTCGTCTGCTCATTGGTATTAATGATCTAGCGGCTGATGGTCGAGATATCTCTTGGTTGTGGGATGTAGATTTTGAGTGCTTAGGTCAGGAGGAGGAGCGGATTCAAAGGATAGTTTGTTCTGGGCTTCGGGCGGAGGATATGGCGGTTCGTCTCAAATATGCAGGAGTACCAGTGAGCAAGCTGTACCTTGAGCGCGAAATGGGCAATGCTCTGGAGAAAGTACACGAAGGCTCAGAAGGGCAGGAAAGCATCTTTATTCTCCCTACCTATACCTTACTTTTTCCTATGCGGGAAATTCTGGTGAACAAGCAAATTAAGGGAAGCAAGCCGAGCTTTACGCAGCAAATCCAAAGGGGGGAGGGGTGA
- a CDS encoding type II toxin-antitoxin system PemK/MazF family toxin, which produces MIIKRGEIYYAELNPVVGSEQGGTRPVLVIQNDIGNQFSPTTIIAAITSQIAKAKLPTHVEVRAKRSGLERDSVILTEQIRTIDKSRLKEKVAVLDEEVMLRVDQAIEISLGLTDI; this is translated from the coding sequence ATGATCATAAAACGCGGGGAAATCTACTATGCTGAACTCAACCCCGTCGTCGGATCCGAGCAAGGCGGTACCCGTCCTGTGTTGGTGATCCAAAATGATATCGGAAATCAGTTTAGTCCGACGACTATTATTGCTGCGATTACATCTCAGATTGCAAAAGCAAAGTTGCCGACTCATGTGGAGGTGCGGGCAAAACGTAGTGGTTTAGAACGGGATTCGGTCATTTTGACTGAACAGATTCGAACGATTGACAAAAGCCGCCTCAAGGAGAAGGTCGCCGTTCTTGATGAAGAAGTAATGTTGAGAGTGGATCAAGCGATCGAAATCAGCTTGGGGCTGACTGATATTTAA
- a CDS encoding DoxX family membrane protein: MKNPIKSVIALLIRLYFGYYFLNAGIGKFQTGFNGESVGGFLKGGLAQTAGAIAAAGKTGKANVTDTWGWLISHVFLPNADIMAFMVKTGEVMIGLGLILGCFTTLAAFFALTMNFSFLLSGTVSSNPQMVIGFLVILYFAAASGAIGVDRFFMNKLVDKFPILNKGFLRHLFPVDAGHRTTINKGINQAG, from the coding sequence ATGAAAAATCCAATCAAATCCGTTATAGCCCTATTGATCCGTCTCTACTTTGGTTACTACTTTCTTAATGCCGGAATTGGTAAATTCCAAACCGGTTTTAACGGAGAGTCAGTCGGTGGGTTCTTAAAAGGAGGGCTGGCTCAGACTGCAGGAGCTATAGCCGCTGCGGGTAAAACCGGGAAAGCCAATGTAACCGACACTTGGGGCTGGCTCATCAGCCATGTGTTTTTACCTAATGCAGATATTATGGCTTTCATGGTTAAAACCGGTGAAGTAATGATCGGGCTGGGACTTATTCTTGGCTGTTTTACCACATTAGCAGCATTCTTTGCTCTAACCATGAATTTTTCATTCTTACTTTCGGGTACAGTATCTTCTAACCCCCAAATGGTTATTGGGTTCTTGGTTATTTTATATTTTGCGGCAGCATCGGGGGCAATTGGAGTAGATCGCTTCTTTATGAATAAACTGGTGGACAAATTCCCCATCTTGAACAAAGGGTTCTTAAGACATCTTTTTCCGGTTGATGCCGGTCATAGAACCACAATAAATAAGGGAATAAATCAAGCGGGCTAA
- a CDS encoding sensor histidine kinase: MHKRLFLSSLAIILLTLLLSILSVNFVFQKHFSNYLASSTEKTLEQLPERLSSSFFSHGCWNPDSLYDIAHSLPFGTHIVIKEPSGETITTLINPMESMLQNDSGMWMNMGLNYAIEEWKSKTLMIPGPTGVFAIAEVRYPARAKVLNPADQSFVSAIYQSLFLAGAFALIIGTILSYWISRRLISPLQGLTEAVQRVGEGHLDEQVPVTAKDEVGQLATAFNGMAENLKRQEQLRKQFSADIAHELRTPLTSIRSYIEAFQDRVLPASSENLAVINEEIERLVELSSDLKDLNVAEMGALHPHLTQVNLSELIDKTVNKISPLIQEKGISLEWRKPESILIEGDEYLLTRLFYNLLHNAYKFTESLGKIEVQMELRQKDVLMTVSDSGIGIPEEDLPFIFERFYRSEKSRSRATGGTGIGLALVRQIAHLHQGTLKVESILGKGTQFIIILPLVIKDESTRI; the protein is encoded by the coding sequence ATGCATAAACGCCTTTTTCTCTCCTCCCTAGCCATTATTCTCTTGACCTTATTGCTCAGCATTCTATCCGTTAACTTTGTGTTCCAAAAACATTTCAGTAATTATCTCGCCAGCTCCACTGAAAAGACTCTGGAGCAATTGCCCGAGCGTTTGAGCAGTAGTTTCTTCAGTCATGGTTGCTGGAATCCGGATTCCCTATATGATATCGCCCACTCCCTTCCCTTTGGAACCCATATCGTGATCAAAGAACCCTCTGGGGAAACTATCACGACCCTGATCAACCCCATGGAATCCATGCTACAAAATGATTCCGGCATGTGGATGAATATGGGTTTAAATTACGCCATTGAGGAATGGAAAAGCAAGACCCTCATGATCCCTGGGCCCACTGGAGTCTTTGCCATTGCGGAAGTTCGGTATCCGGCCAGGGCCAAGGTTCTGAACCCCGCTGATCAGTCCTTTGTCTCTGCTATCTACCAATCCTTGTTTCTAGCCGGGGCTTTTGCCTTGATCATTGGTACTATCCTGAGTTATTGGATCAGCCGGCGCCTGATTTCCCCTTTACAAGGGTTGACCGAGGCCGTACAGCGGGTGGGTGAAGGGCATCTGGATGAGCAAGTCCCCGTTACCGCTAAGGATGAAGTCGGTCAATTGGCTACCGCCTTCAATGGGATGGCCGAAAACCTGAAACGGCAGGAACAACTCCGCAAGCAGTTCAGTGCAGATATTGCTCACGAATTGCGCACTCCCTTAACCTCCATCCGCAGTTATATTGAAGCCTTCCAAGATAGAGTTCTTCCAGCAAGCAGCGAAAATCTTGCTGTCATTAACGAGGAAATTGAGCGGCTGGTCGAGTTATCCAGTGATCTTAAAGATCTCAATGTTGCAGAGATGGGTGCCTTGCATCCTCATTTAACTCAGGTCAATCTTTCCGAGCTTATAGATAAAACAGTGAATAAGATCTCCCCTCTTATCCAGGAAAAAGGCATTTCTTTAGAATGGCGTAAACCTGAATCAATTCTTATAGAAGGGGATGAGTACCTATTAACCCGCCTTTTCTACAACCTCCTTCACAATGCTTATAAATTTACGGAAAGCTTGGGTAAGATTGAGGTCCAAATGGAGCTTCGCCAAAAGGATGTACTGATGACCGTTTCCGACTCCGGAATCGGTATTCCAGAAGAAGACCTTCCCTTTATCTTTGAACGGTTCTATCGCTCAGAAAAATCCCGCTCACGTGCAACAGGTGGCACGGGCATCGGCCTCGCCTTAGTCCGACAGATCGCTCACCTTCATCAAGGAACACTAAAAGTCGAAAGCATCCTAGGCAAAGGAACCCAATTTATAATCATACTTCCGTTAGTAATCAAAGATGAGTCGACTCGTATCTAG
- a CDS encoding MBL fold metallo-hydrolase gives MDHGGALSRFLQINSIAKIYVQRKAFEPHFNKSIFLKVSIGIDDKLKNHPQVVLVEGDYQIDDELSLFTVSHTDKCYSKANDTLYAKGQKDNFLHEHNLIVKEKQTALIMGCGHAGIVNIMEKAESYHPQLCIGGYHLFNPLTKKTVSTTLLNDIAQELQKYPQIQFYTCHCTGTEAFQCLSRQISNLFYLSCGEIIET, from the coding sequence ATGGATCACGGTGGTGCTTTAAGCCGCTTTTTACAAATCAACTCAATTGCTAAAATTTATGTGCAGAGGAAAGCATTTGAGCCACATTTCAACAAGTCTATTTTTCTGAAAGTGAGTATTGGCATAGACGATAAACTTAAAAACCATCCGCAGGTTGTCTTGGTCGAAGGTGACTACCAAATTGATGATGAATTGAGCCTGTTTACAGTAAGCCACACAGATAAATGTTACTCCAAAGCCAATGATACTTTGTATGCAAAAGGTCAAAAAGATAATTTTTTACACGAACATAACTTAATCGTTAAAGAAAAGCAAACGGCACTTATAATGGGGTGTGGTCACGCAGGCATTGTCAATATTATGGAAAAAGCGGAATCATATCATCCACAACTATGCATTGGTGGCTATCATTTGTTCAATCCATTGACTAAGAAAACTGTATCCACAACCTTATTGAATGATATTGCACAAGAGTTGCAAAAGTACCCCCAAATCCAATTCTATACATGTCATTGCACGGGAACAGAAGCATTTCAGTGTCTATCACGACAGATATCCAATTTGTTTTATCTGTCATGCGGGGAAATAATTGAAACCTGA
- a CDS encoding nitroreductase family protein: MDTIKAIGLRKSVRSYLPKSVEAEIINQLVRAGNSAPKVGFFHTSVIENPEVLKEINEEALVQYKNSGDKLLMGRAALEGYQPLYGAPVFFLFSAPFANPLKEATTSCAVTCITIAATSLGLGSCYIHSALQGIKGNSQLMGKIGIPFGLTPICGVVVGYSAEDSLPPYRSTEENVNYCR, from the coding sequence ATGGATACCATCAAAGCGATTGGATTAAGAAAAAGTGTACGGAGCTATCTACCAAAATCTGTAGAAGCAGAAATAATTAATCAGCTTGTGAGAGCCGGCAATAGTGCACCTAAAGTAGGTTTTTTCCATACTTCAGTCATTGAAAATCCTGAAGTATTGAAGGAAATTAACGAAGAAGCCTTAGTCCAGTACAAAAACTCCGGCGACAAACTTCTCATGGGGCGGGCAGCACTCGAAGGCTACCAGCCCCTATATGGTGCTCCTGTATTCTTCCTCTTCTCTGCTCCTTTTGCTAACCCTCTGAAGGAGGCCACCACTTCCTGTGCCGTAACTTGCATTACCATAGCGGCAACGTCTCTTGGACTGGGTTCTTGTTATATTCATTCTGCCTTACAAGGTATCAAGGGAAACTCACAACTCATGGGAAAAATAGGCATACCCTTTGGTTTAACCCCTATCTGCGGAGTTGTGGTGGGCTATTCTGCCGAGGACTCCTTACCACCCTACCGCTCCACTGAAGAGAATGTGAATTATTGTCGATGA
- a CDS encoding response regulator transcription factor encodes MRILLVDDEKNISNVLKAYLQQEGFHVTTAVNGLVALTLFKENSYDLVLLDLMLPGLSGEEICREIRKISATPVIMLTAKVELEDRLQGLNLGADDYISKPFSPREVVARVKAVLRRTHIETSPLADSITYDNGLTIDNSRHEVRLLEEVVSLTPTEFKVLGALAKYPGRVYSRGQLVQIVQGHDFGGDERVIDAHIKKLRQKVEKVPSDPKIILTVYGVGYKFNPHKEE; translated from the coding sequence ATGCGAATTCTCTTAGTGGATGATGAAAAAAATATCAGCAATGTCCTTAAAGCCTATCTCCAGCAGGAAGGGTTTCATGTGACCACAGCGGTCAATGGCCTCGTAGCCTTGACCTTATTTAAAGAAAATTCCTACGATCTCGTCCTTCTAGACCTTATGCTGCCCGGCTTATCCGGTGAAGAAATCTGTAGGGAGATTCGTAAAATCTCGGCCACTCCTGTTATTATGCTCACAGCCAAGGTCGAACTGGAAGATCGGCTTCAAGGCCTTAACCTGGGCGCCGATGACTATATTAGTAAACCATTTAGCCCGCGGGAAGTTGTGGCTCGGGTCAAAGCAGTGCTTAGGCGAACCCATATAGAAACCTCTCCCCTTGCCGATAGTATCACCTACGATAATGGCTTGACCATTGATAACTCACGGCACGAAGTCCGTTTACTGGAAGAGGTCGTCTCCCTTACCCCCACTGAGTTCAAAGTTCTAGGTGCCTTAGCCAAATATCCGGGAAGAGTGTATTCCCGAGGGCAGCTGGTACAAATCGTCCAAGGGCATGATTTTGGCGGGGATGAACGGGTGATTGATGCTCATATCAAAAAACTCCGCCAAAAAGTCGAGAAAGTACCCAGTGATCCCAAAATCATCCTGACGGTCTATGGAGTCGGCTATAAATTCAACCCACATAAGGAGGAGTAA
- a CDS encoding type 1 glutamine amidotransferase produces the protein MKIKLCHLYPDLLDLYGDRGNILTLEARARWRGLDFEVQNVSLGERIDFHSLDILFLGGGSDREQSILVADLMGRVEELKAAIEDGLVVLSICGGYQLLGQYYQTTEGRRIPGLGILDLWTVAGANRLTGNVVVNLEIEELTEASSNTLSTLVGFENHSGRTYLGSELKSLGKVIHGHGNNGEDQGEGMRYKNVFGTYLHGPLLPKNPHFADMLLRLAMERGGGAKNLVPLDDRLEILAHETVVDRILSKQKKV, from the coding sequence TTGAAAATTAAACTCTGCCATCTTTATCCGGATTTGTTGGATCTTTATGGAGATCGAGGAAATATTCTTACTTTAGAAGCACGAGCTCGTTGGCGTGGGCTAGACTTTGAGGTTCAGAATGTGTCTCTAGGAGAAAGGATTGATTTTCATTCCTTGGACATTCTGTTTCTTGGGGGCGGATCCGATCGGGAACAAAGCATACTCGTGGCTGACCTTATGGGGCGGGTCGAGGAATTAAAAGCAGCAATTGAAGATGGGCTTGTAGTATTATCTATCTGCGGTGGTTATCAGCTTCTGGGGCAATACTATCAGACCACTGAAGGGCGTAGGATTCCCGGTTTGGGGATTTTGGATCTCTGGACCGTTGCAGGTGCCAACCGCTTAACAGGCAATGTGGTAGTGAACTTAGAGATTGAAGAGCTGACAGAGGCGAGTTCCAACACCCTGTCCACTTTGGTAGGATTCGAAAATCATTCGGGGAGAACCTATCTTGGCTCTGAGCTGAAATCTTTAGGTAAAGTCATCCATGGTCACGGGAATAATGGTGAGGATCAAGGTGAGGGCATGCGTTATAAAAATGTCTTTGGAACCTATCTCCATGGCCCGCTTTTACCTAAGAACCCTCATTTTGCGGATATGTTGCTAAGATTAGCCATGGAAAGAGGAGGAGGGGCTAAAAACTTAGTTCCTTTAGATGATCGATTAGAAATACTTGCTCATGAAACCGTAGTGGATCGAATTCTTTCAAAGCAGAAGAAAGTTTAG
- a CDS encoding gamma-glutamyl-gamma-aminobutyrate hydrolase family protein, with protein sequence MKRKPVIGITAAHCNEELKSYPRARYVEAVMQAGGQPILLPPLATAEDAEEIIALIDGLILTGGGDISPILLGEDPLRGIGDCMPDRDFSEILLTQKALEVNLPLLGICKGIQVLTVAAGGKIFQDIVSQCPDSMEHKMKSPRDFPWHEVTLMESQLRTYLGEERIAVNSVHHQAVSEVPQGFLISAVAPDGIIEGIEKVGVRFCIGVQWHPEVMMKDKSSQRIFQEFVEAGAGYYRKRLL encoded by the coding sequence ATGAAGCGTAAACCTGTCATCGGCATAACCGCTGCTCATTGTAATGAGGAGTTAAAATCCTATCCGCGAGCCCGTTATGTGGAAGCTGTTATGCAAGCAGGGGGGCAGCCCATACTATTGCCCCCTCTCGCTACAGCTGAAGATGCCGAGGAAATCATTGCCCTTATCGATGGCCTTATTCTCACAGGAGGGGGGGATATCTCACCTATTCTGCTAGGGGAAGATCCTCTGCGGGGAATCGGGGACTGCATGCCGGATCGGGACTTCAGTGAGATTCTTTTGACCCAAAAGGCATTGGAAGTGAACCTTCCCCTCTTAGGGATATGCAAAGGGATTCAAGTCCTGACTGTGGCTGCAGGTGGAAAGATTTTTCAGGATATTGTTAGCCAATGTCCAGACTCCATGGAACATAAGATGAAAAGCCCTCGTGACTTCCCTTGGCATGAAGTAACCCTTATGGAATCTCAATTAAGAACCTACCTTGGTGAAGAGCGGATCGCAGTCAACAGCGTTCATCATCAGGCAGTTTCTGAGGTTCCTCAAGGATTTCTCATCAGTGCTGTCGCTCCCGATGGCATCATCGAAGGGATTGAGAAGGTTGGCGTACGCTTTTGCATAGGAGTGCAATGGCATCCTGAAGTGATGATGAAGGATAAAAGCAGTCAAAGAATATTCCAGGAGTTCGTGGAGGCAGGGGCAGGATATTACAGAAAAAGGCTTTTGTAA
- a CDS encoding tRNA threonylcarbamoyladenosine dehydratase: MQHKFSRTEILIGKSALEKLSQSTVIIFGVGGVGSYTAEALARAGVGHLILVDYDEICLTNINRQLHALHSTIGKAKVEVMKNRILDINPKAKVEAIKEFFSAENAESFLGKKPDYVVDAIDTVSGKVALAKECIQRNIPLISSMGAGNRLSAENYRITDLSKTSGDPLAKAVRKLLRKEGITRGIKVVYSPDLPLTPLATEADCRNNCICPGGDAHCALKRQIPGSISFVPPVSGLLMAGQVVNDLIAGCPREA; the protein is encoded by the coding sequence ATGCAGCATAAATTCTCTAGAACTGAGATTCTTATTGGTAAATCCGCATTGGAGAAGCTTAGCCAAAGCACAGTTATAATTTTCGGCGTAGGCGGTGTGGGATCCTATACCGCAGAAGCCCTGGCTCGGGCCGGTGTGGGGCACTTGATCCTCGTGGACTACGATGAGATTTGTTTGACCAATATCAATCGTCAGCTTCATGCTCTTCATTCGACCATCGGTAAAGCGAAAGTTGAAGTCATGAAGAACCGCATCCTGGATATTAACCCAAAGGCGAAGGTGGAAGCTATTAAAGAATTCTTCTCCGCCGAAAATGCAGAAAGCTTCTTGGGCAAAAAGCCGGATTATGTGGTGGACGCTATTGATACCGTCTCCGGTAAAGTTGCTCTGGCCAAAGAATGTATCCAGCGTAATATTCCCCTGATTTCCAGTATGGGAGCAGGCAATCGTCTTTCCGCTGAAAACTACCGTATTACAGACTTATCCAAAACCAGCGGAGATCCTTTGGCCAAAGCGGTACGGAAATTACTTCGCAAAGAAGGAATTACAAGGGGAATCAAAGTCGTATATTCTCCTGATCTCCCTCTCACACCCTTAGCTACGGAAGCCGATTGTCGAAATAATTGCATTTGTCCGGGGGGCGATGCCCATTGTGCCCTTAAACGGCAAATCCCCGGCAGCATTTCCTTTGTCCCCCCAGTATCAGGGCTTCTCATGGCAGGGCAGGTTGTGAATGACTTAATCGCAGGCTGTCCCCGCGAGGCCTAA